Proteins from a single region of Pyrus communis chromosome 6, drPyrComm1.1, whole genome shotgun sequence:
- the LOC137738095 gene encoding transcription repressor MYB6-like: protein MRKPCCDKQDTNKGAWSKQEDLKLIDYIRKHGEGCWRTLPQAAGLLRCGKSCRLRWINYLRPDLKRGNFAEDEEDLIVKLHALLGNRWSLIAGRLPGRTDNEVKNYWNSHLRRKLMSMGIDPNNHRPNNVNLSRLHHQNSQTVSSTATLSAALKNPSNYQQQARSGGNNSCDQKSDGTSCLEDDSCGRLPDLNLDLTITAPL, encoded by the exons ATGAGGAAACCCTGCTGCGATAAGCAAGACACAAACAAAGGAGCTTGGTCCAAGCAAGAAGACCTCAAGCTCATCGATTATATTCGTAAGCATGGCGAGGGTTGTTGGCGTACCCTTCCTCAGGCTGCTG GCCTACTTCGTTGCGGTAAAAGTTGTAGGCTGAGATGGATAAACTATCTACGACCAGACCTCAAAAGAGGCAACTTtgctgaagatgaagaagatctCATTGTCAAGCTTCATGCGCTCCTAGGCAACAG GTGGTCATTGATTGCTGGGAGATTGCCAGGACGTACAGACAATGAAGTGAAAAACTATTGGAACTCTCATTTGAGAAGAAAGCTTATGAGCATGGGTATAGATCCAAATAATCATCGACCGAACAACGTTAATCTCTCTCGTCTTCATCATCAAAATTCACAAACTGTCAGCAGTACTGCAACATTGTCTGCAGCTTTAAAAAACCCTAGCAATTATCAGCAGCAAGCAAGATCCGGTGGTAATAATAGTTGCGACCAAAAATCAGACGGGACAAGTTGCTTAGAGGATGATTCTTGTGGCCGGCTGCCTGATTTAAACCTAGACCTCACAATAACTGCTCCTTTGTGA